From one Coffea eugenioides isolate CCC68of chromosome 11, Ceug_1.0, whole genome shotgun sequence genomic stretch:
- the LOC113752033 gene encoding uncharacterized protein LOC113752033 has product MCHLPVAIEHRAFWAVKQCNLHADRDGKERKLQLQELEEIRLEAYDNARLYKERTKQFHDRLLRAKHFSPGQKSLETNKSFTVNGHRLKPFVHVSDIGTVEEETWIYKACPRPISDAVEHRRNAWAEDSAL; this is encoded by the exons ATGTGTCATTTACCTGTGGCTATTGAGCATCGTGCATTCTGGGCAGTCAAGCAATGCAATTTGCATGCGGATAGAGATGGCAAAGAGAGAAAGCTCCAACTCCAGGAGTTGGAGGAAATTCGTCTTGAAGCATATGACAATGCACGTTTGTACAAAGAGCGTACCAAGCAGTTTCATGACCGCCTATTGCGTGCGAAACACTTTTCTCCAGGACAAAAG AGTTTAGAGACTAATAAGAGTTTTACAGTTAATGGTCATCGTTTAAAACCGTTTGTTCATGTTTCAGACATTGGTACTGTGGAAGAG GAGACTTGGATTTACAAGGCATGCCCACGCCCTATAAGTGATGCTGTTGAACATCGTAGAAATGCTTGGGCAGAAGACTCTGCCTTATAA